In Saccharomyces eubayanus strain FM1318 chromosome XIII, whole genome shotgun sequence, one DNA window encodes the following:
- the CUS1 gene encoding U2 snRNP complex subunit CUS1 encodes MARTKSRKRSGTKQSKNVSVVNSKADIAAMIEARRLKQNKGSVELATKKRAINGLVDEKLEEQFKDVLRRFQVQAHEAVPKETRNQNDQVVTTVKAGHVMEANPDAKRELENVFQDDGEEHFSTRKRRKMEKPSLSELKSQVPFPQNIEWYDCDASYPALLASIKCTKNVIPVPNHWQSKKEYLSGRSLLGKMPFELPDIIKKTNIEQMRSTLPQSGPDAQDEKSLKEASRARVQPKMGTLDLDYKKLHDVFFKTGANWKPDHLLPFGDVYYENRNLFEEAKWRRMVNRKRPGRISQELREIMNLPEGQLPPWCMKMKDVGLPTGYPNLKIAGLNWDITNLKGDVYGKIIPHGQSRAKNQTKKYFGALISFETPEFETTKGDEEVDRVEKKLQDGDVKDEAENKLKYVQKDISEGITLEEEEEVENGEEPLEKQLYTILK; translated from the coding sequence ATGGCCAGGACCAAATCTAGGAAACGTTCCGGAACAAAGCAAAGTAAAAATGTGTCTGTGGTAAATAGTAAAGCTGATATCGCCGCCATGATTGAAGCAAGAAGGCTCAAGCAAAACAAGGGGAGCGTTGAGTTGGCTACCAAGAAGAGAGCAATAAATGGACTGGTGGATGAGAAGCTAGAAGAACAGTTTAAGGATGTCCTGCGACGGTTTCAAGTACAGGCGCATGAAGCTGTGCCGAAAGAAACTAGAAATCAGAACGATCAAGTAGTTACTACAGTAAAGGCGGGACACGTCATGGAGGCAAATCCTGATGCCAAACGTGAGTTGGAAAATGTATTTCAAGATGATGGTGAAGAGCATTTTTCGACGAGAAAGCGTaggaaaatggaaaaaccGTCCCTATCAGAATTGAAAAGCCAGGTACCGTTTCCGCAAAATATAGAGTGGTACGACTGTGACGCAAGCTACCCTGCCTTACTGGCTTCCATTAAATGCACCAAAAATGTGATCCCTGTACCCAACCACTGGCAATCCAAGAAAGAATACCTTTCTGGCCGTTCTTTACTGGGTAAAATGCCTTTTGAATTGCCCGATATTATCAAGAAGACAAATATAGAGCAGATGAGATCAACGCTCCCGCAAAGTGGACCGGATGCTCAAGACGAAAAGTCATTGAAAGAAGCGTCAAGAGCTCGAGTCCAGCCAAAAATGGGCACTCTAGACTTGGATTACAAGAAATTGCATGAtgtgtttttcaaaacggGAGCGAACTGGAAACCTGATCACTTGCTACCTTTCGGTGATGTTTATTACGAAAACAGGAATCTTTTTGAGGAGGCGAAATGGAGAAGAATGGTTAATCGCAAGAGGCCAGGGAGAATCAGTCAAGAACTTCGCGAGATTATGAACCTGCCCGAAGGGCAGTTACCACCATGGTGtatgaaaatgaaagatgTTGGATTGCCTACAGGGTACCctaatttgaaaatcgCAGGCTTGAATTGGGACATAACGAATTTGAAAGGAGATGTATATGGGAAAATTATTCCCCATGGTCAGTCAAGGGCCAAAAATCAAACCAAGAAATATTTCGGTGCTTTAATTTCGTTTGAAACTCCTGAATTTGAAACCACAAAGGGTGATGAAGAGGTAGATAgagtggaaaaaaaattacaagatgGAGATGTTAAAGATGAAGCAGAGAATAAATTGAAATACGTTCAGAAAGACATATCTGAAGGGATAACCttagaggaagaagaagaagttgaaaacGGGGAGGAGCCATTAGAAAAGCAATTATATACTATATTGAAATAG
- the YHM2 gene encoding Yhm2p gives MSSTTTANVIEKKPVSFSNILLGACLNLSEVTTLGQPLEVVKTTMAANRNLTFLESVKHVWSRGGILGYYQGLIPWAWIEGSTKGAVLLFVSAEAEYRFKSLGLSNFASGIMGGVTGGVTQAYLTMGFCTCMKTVEITRHKSATAGGVPQSSWSVFKTIYQKEGIRGINKGVNAVAIRQMTNWGSRFGLSRLVEDGIRKATGKTGKDDKLSALEKISASAVGGGLSAWNQPIEVIRVEMQSKKEDPNRPKNLTVGKTFKYIYQSNGLKGLYRGVTPRIGLGIWQTVFMVGFGDMAKEFVARMTGETPVAKH, from the coding sequence ATGTCATCTACTACTACAGCGAACGTAATAGAGAAGAAGCCAGTCTCGTTTTCTAATATCCTGCTAGGTGCGTGTTTGAACCTGTCAGAGGTCACTACATTGGGCCAACCTTTAGAGGTTGTCAAGACCACCATGGCTGCGAACAGAAACTTGACGTTTTTGGAGTCGGTCAAGCATGTTTGGTCAAGAGGTGGTATCCTGGGTTACTACCAGGGTTTGATTCCATGGGCATGGATTGAAGGTTCCACTAAAGGTGCTGTGCTATTGTTCGTTTCGGCAGAGGCTGAATACCGCTTTAAGAGTTTGGGGCTAAGCAACTTTGCATCGGGTATAATGGGTGGTGTCACAGGTGGTGTCACTCAAGCTTATTTGACCATGGGGTTCTGTACTTGTATGAAGACTGTGGAAATTACAAGACACAAATCCGCCACTGCGGGTGGTGTCCCACAATCTTCTTGGAGTGTGTTCAAGACTATTTACCAAAAGGAAGGTATCAGAGGTATCAATAAAGGTGTCAATGCTGTTGCCATCAGACAAATGACCAATTGGGGGTCCCGTTTCGGTTTATCCAGATTAGTGGAAGACGGTATCAGGAAAGCGACCGGGAAGACCGGTAAGGATGACAAGTTGAGCGCATTGGAAAAGATCAGTGCCAGTGCCGTAGGTGGTGGTTTAAGTGCTTGGAATCAACCAATTGAAGTCATCAGAGTCGAGATGCAATCTAAGAAGGAAGATCCGAACAGACCAAAGAACTTGACTGTTGGGAAAACATTCAAATACATTTATCAGTCCAACGGTTTGAAGGGTCTATACCGTGGTGTTACTCCAAGAATCGGTTTAGGTATCTGGCAAACAGTTTTCATGGTCGGGTTCGGTGATATGGCAAAGGAATTTGTCGCTAGAATGACAGGTGAAACCCCAGTTGCTAAGCATTAG
- the RPL20A gene encoding 60S ribosomal protein eL20: MRIFASNEVIAKSRYWYFLQRLHKVKKASGEIVTINQINEAHPTKVKNFGVWVRYDSRSGTHNMYKEIRDVSRVAAVETLYQDMAARHRTRFRSIHILKVAEIEKTADVKRQYVKQFLTKDLKFPLPHRVQKSSKTFSYKRPSTFY; the protein is encoded by the coding sequence ATGAGAATCTTTGCTTCAAACGAAGTTATTGCCAAGTCTCGTTACTGGTATTTCTTGCAAAGATTGCACAAAGTTAAGAAGGCTTCTGGTGAAATTGTTACCATTAACCAAATTAACGAAGCTCACCCAACTAAGGTTAAGAACTTCGGTGTCTGGGTCAGATACGACTCCAGATCTGGTACTCACAACATGTACAAGGAAATTAGAGACGTTTCTAGagttgctgctgttgaaACTTTATACCAAGACATGGCTGCCAGACACAGAACTAGATTTAGATCTATCCACATCTTGAAGGTtgctgaaattgaaaagactgCCGACGTTAAGAGACAATACGTCAAGCAATTTTTGACCAAGGACTTGAAATTCCCATTGCCACACAGAGTCCAAAAATCTTCCAAGACCTTCTCCTACAAGAGACCTTCCACTTTCTACTGA
- the ZRC1 gene encoding Zn(2+) transporter ZRC1 produces MISGKELRIISLLTLDTIFFLLELIIGYMSHSLALIADSFHMLNDIISLLVALWAVDVAKNRGPDAKYTYGWKRAEILGALINAVFLIALCFSIMIEALQRLIEPQEIQNPKLVLYVGVAGLISNIAGLFLFHDHGSDSLHSHSHGSIEGGNNDLDIESNATHSHSHASLPNDNFSADEDAISSPGPSEDIREVLPQSVVNRLSNENQPLLNHDDHGHNSGPKKNKQRSLNMHGVFLHVLGDALGNIGVITAALFIWKTEYSWRFYSDPIVSLLITIIIFSSALPLSRRASRILLQATPSTISADQIQREILAVPGVVAVHDFHIWNLTESIYIASIHVQIDCTPDKFISSAKLIRKIFHQHGIHSATVQPEFVSGEVNEDIRRRFSIIAGGTEPSPSSSQEAFENNGNSERDKKRSPTAYGATTASSNCIVDDAVNCNTSNCL; encoded by the coding sequence ATGATTTCCGGTAAAGAGTTGAGAattatttctcttttgacCTTAGACACGATCTTTTTCCTGTTGGAACTGATCATTGGTTATATGTCGCATTCGCTGGCTTTGATTGCGGATTCGTTCCACATGCTGAATGATATTATCTCTCTTTTAGTCGCGCTTTGGGCAGTGGATGTGGCCAAAAACAGGGGTCCCGATGCTAAGTACACTTACGGCTGGAAAAGAGCTGAAATTTTGGGTGCCTTAATCAACGCTGTTTTCCTTATTGCCTTGTGTTTTTCCATTATGATCGAAGCTTTACAAAGATTGATTGAACCTCAAGAAATCCAGAACCCAAAGTTGGTTCTGTACGTTGGTGTAGCAGGGTTGATTTCCAACATTGCGGGTTTGTTTCTGTTCCACGACCATGGCAGTGACAGTTTGCACTCGCATTCTCATGGCTCCATCGAAGGCGGAAATAACGATCTCGACATAGAGTCGAATGCCACTCATTCCCATTCCCACGCGTCTCTTCCAAACGATAACTTTTCTGCCGACGAAGACGCTATTTCAAGTCCTGGTCCATCAGAGGACATCAGAGAAGTCCTTCCCCAATCAGTAGTAAACAGATTATCCAACGAAAACCAACCTTTATTGAACCATGATGACCACGGTCACAATAGCggaccaaagaaaaacaaacaacgTTCGCTAAATATGCACGGTGTCTTTTTACATGTCTTGGGTGACGCTTTGGGTAACATCGGTGTCATTACAGCAGCTTTGttcatttggaaaacagaATATTCTTGGAGGTTTTATTCGGATCCGATTGTCTCTTTGCTTATCAccattatcattttctcTTCAGCTCTGCCCCTATCACGTAGAGCTTCAAGAATTTTACTACAAGCCACTCCATCTACAATTTCTGCCgatcaaattcaaagagagATTTTGGCGGTACCTGGTGTAGTTGCCGTCCATGATTTCCACATCTGGAATTTGACCGAGTCCATATACATTGCATCCATTCATGTTCAAATCGACTGCACACCTGATAAATTCATTAGCTCCGCCAAattgataagaaaaatcttcCATCAACATGGTATCCATTCTGCCACAGTTCAACCAGAATTCGTTTCCGGAGAAGTCAACGAGGATATCCGTAGAAGATTTTCCATCATAGCCGGCGGTACAGAACCTTCCCCATCATCATCTCAAGAAGCCTTCGAGAATAACGGAAACTCTGAACGCGATAAGAAGCGTTCCCCTACTGCCTACGGTGCCACCACAGCATCATCTAACTGTATTGTCGACGATGCTGTAAACTGTAATACTTCTAATTGCCTTTAA
- the COA6 gene encoding Coa6p, whose protein sequence is MGLFSFDSGKKDSQPPNTRSQRKLCWESRDVFFQCLDRANVLDATDPKNGKIIGAQCPAENKKFEENCAHSWIKYFKEKRITDFRREEAIKKIEQEAQQREHKQ, encoded by the coding sequence ATGGGCTTGTTTTCATTCGACAGCGGCAAGAAGGATTCTCAACCCCCTAACACCCGGTCGCAGCGGAAGCTGTGCTGGGAGTCCAGGGACGTGTTCTTCCAGTGTCTGGACAGAGCCAATGTTCTGGACGCCACCGACCCCAAGAACGGCAAGATCATAGGTGCCCAGTGTCCGGCGGAGAACAAGAAGTTTGAGGAGAACTGCGCTCACAGTTGGATCAAGTACTTCAAGGAGAAGCGGATCACCGACTTTCGGAGGGAGGAGGCCATCAAGAAGATCGAGCAGGAAGCCCAGCAGAGGGAGCACAAGCAATGA
- the FAA4 gene encoding long-chain fatty acid-CoA ligase FAA4 has translation MTEQFSVEVGKAANEHETAPRRNIRVRKQPIVRPLGSSASTMYEFALECFTRGGKKNGMAWRETVEIHETKKTIVKRVNGKDKPMEKTWLYYELSPYHHMTYEEMTCMMHDVGRGLLKIGVKPNGGDKLHIFASTSHKWMKTFLGCLSQGIPVVTAYDTLGESGLIHSMVETESSAIFTDNQLLAKLAVPLQSAKDIKFVIHSEAIDPSDKRQSGKLYKAGKAAVDKIKEVRPDIKIYSFDEIVELGKRAKDEIELHFPKPEDMACVMYTSGSTGTPKGVVLTHRNIVAGIGGVGHSVYGWINSSDRVIAFLPLAHIFELTFEFESFYWNSLLGYASIKTLTSTSTRNCEGDLVEFKPTLMVGVAAVWETIRKGILAKIGELPSLSQKLFWTAYALKEKNVPCSGFISRLIFKRIKQATGGQLRYIMNGGSAISIDAQKFLSNVLCPMLIGYGLTECVANACVVEPDHFFEFGVAGDIVGTMTAKLVDVEELGYFAKNNQGELLLKGAPVLSEYYNNPEETALALTEDGWFRTGDVAEWTSRGQVKLIDRKKNLVKTLNGEYIALEKLESIYRSNPYVQNVCVYADETKVKPIGIVVPNLGPLSNLAIELGVMHSGEDVECYIHTRKLQDAVWRDMITTATSQGLNGIELLCGIVFYXEEWTPENGLVTSAQKLRRRDILAAVLPDVERVFAECG, from the coding sequence ATGACCGAACAATTCTCCGTCGAAGTCGGCAAAGCCGCTAACGAGCATGAAACCGCTCCCAGAAGAAACATCCGTGTCAGAAAACAGCCCATAGTTAGACCGTTGGGCTCCTCCGCCTCCACGATGTACGAATTCGCCCTCGAGTGTTTTACCAGGGGTGGCAAGAAGAACGGTATGGCTTGGAGAGAAACCGTCGAAATCCATGAGACCAAGAAGACCATTGTTAAAAGGGTCAACGGCAAGGATAAGCCCATGGAGAAGACGTGGTTGTACTACGAATTGTCTCCATACCACCACATGACCTACGAGGAGATGACGTGCATGATGCACGACGTCGGTCGTGGGCTGTTGAAAATAGGTGTCAAGCCCAATGGTGGAGACAAGCTCCACATCTTTGCCTCCACTTCCCACAAATGGATGAAAACATTCTTGGGGTGCCTGTCCCAGGGCATCCCCGTCGTCACCGCGTATGACACGTTGGGTGAGAGCGGTCTGATTCATTCCATGGTCGAGACCGAGTCCTCGGCCATCTTCACCGACAACCAACTGCTAGCCAAGCTGGCAGTGCCCTTGCAATCCGCAAAGGACATCAAATTCGTCATTCACAGCGAAGCCATCGATCCTAGTGACAAGAGACAGAGCGGTAAGCTGTACAAGGCCGGCAAGGCCGCCGTTGATAAGATCAAGGAAGTTAGACCAGACATCAAAATCTACAGTTTCGACGAAATCGTCGAACTCGGTAAGAGGGCCAAAGACGAGATCGAACTCCACTTCCCCAAGCCGGAGGACATGGCCTGTGTCATGTACACTTCCGGTTCCACCGGTACGCCAAAGGGTGTGGTATTGACCCATCGCAACATTGTTGCCGGTATCGGTGGTGTGGGCCACAGTGTCTACGGATGGATCAACTCTTCAGACCGTGTCATTGCATTCCTGCCCCTGGCTCATATTTTCGAATTGACTTTTGAATTCGAATCCTTCTACTGGAACAGTCTTCTAGGGTACGCCAGCATCAAGACGTTGACCTCCACTTCTACACGCAATTGTGAAGGTGACTTGGTCGAGTTCAAGCCCACCTTAATGGTGGGTGTCGCCGCCGTATGGGAAACAATCAGAAAGGGTATCTTGGCCAAGATCGGCGAGTTGCCTAGCTTGTCCCAAAAGCTCTTTTGGACCGCTTATGCcctcaaggaaaaaaacgTGCCATGCAGTGGGTTTATAAGTCGTTTGATCTTTAAAAGAATCAAACAGGCCACTGGTGGGCAACTGAGGTATATCATGAATGGTGGGTCCGCGATCAGCATAGATGCTCAAAAATTTCTGTCCAATGTCCTGTGTCCCATGCTGATTGGTTACGGGTTAACAGAATGTGTGGCCAACGCTTGTGTGGTAGAACCTGACCATTTCTTCGAATTCGGTGTCGCCGGTGATATTGTTGGTACCATGACAGCTAAATTAGTAGACGTTGAAGAGTTGGGTTACTTCGCAAAAAATAACCAAGGGGAATTACTACTAAAGGGTGCACCCGTCTTATCTGAATACTACAATAACCCTGAAGAAACCGCCCTCGCTTTGACTGAGGACGGTTGGTTCCGTACTGGTGACGTCGCTGAGTGGACTTCCAGGGGACAAGTTAAACTTATTGacagaaaaaagaatcTGGTAAAAACCCTAAACGGTGAGTACATTGCAttggaaaaattagaaTCCATTTACAGATCAAACCCTTATGTGCAAAACGTCTGTGTTTATGCTGATGAAACAAAAGTTAAACCAATCGGTATTGTGGTACCCAACTTGGGACCTTTATCCAATCTGGCCATTGAGTTGGGTGTAATGCATTCTGGTGAAGACGTTGAGTGTTATATCCACACAAGGAAACTACAAGATGCTGTTTGGAGAGATATGATAACAACAGCCACATCTCAAGGTTTGAACGGTATTGAATTGTTGTGTGGTATTGTTTTCTACRAAGAAGAATGGACTCCTGAAAATGGGCTTGTTACATCCGCTCAGAAATTAAGGAGAAGAGATATCTTAGCCGCCGTCTTGCCTGATGTTGAAAGAGTTTTCGCAGAATGCggttaa